Within Oryzias melastigma strain HK-1 linkage group LG23, ASM292280v2, whole genome shotgun sequence, the genomic segment cataaattatattttaaacaagTGTAAGCAATTATTAAGGTCAAATgcattcttttctttaaataattaaaaataataataatcataataataatggattcgATTTCTCTGCTCTTTTCCAGACACTCAAAGCTCTTACAATGTATATCCATTCttcattcactcctcattcatgCTTGATGATAGTAAACTACTGATGTAACCACAGCTGTCGTGGGACAGTCTGACTAAAGTATTTTAGGAATTGTAAAGTTTTAGTATTTTCTGAAATGACCACTAGGAGCTGGAAGAAGAAACTAGTCaaactgttgttgttgtttgtcacCTTTCAGCACATCCTGTCAGGAGTCTCCATAGCGGTTTGGCCGAGTTGTAATCCTGACACAagactgaatttatttattttacccgggctggggaccggcacagggagacccagacccaAAAGAGGCCCCCTATTGGCTGCATAGTTTATCAGCAGCATAAAGACtcacactggattaagctcattgTACCTCCTGGGAAGTGATGCCAGGTTTTTCTTCATGCCAGTCCTTCATCCAGcccagtggtgtagtggttagcaccctttgtttacagtgagaaggccctggttcaaatcccagctgggatgtttctatgtggagtttgcatgttctcctcatccATGCTGGGTTTTTCTCCAGGTTCTcgggcttcctcccacagtccagaaaCCTGCTTCATAGGTTCTTTGATGATTCTAAACTCTGGGTgtgtgtggtcctgcaacagaccAACAACCTGTCACCAGTACACCACGACTTCATCCAGAAGATGCTGGGATAGTTCTCCAGCTGACCCCTGACCCCAAAATGAATTTAGTCGGTTTGGAAAATTGTTCCATGATTAAAAGTTTGCTGgtcaaaatacatgtttttttctgaggtaACACTGTAAGTCTTTTAAATTATATgtctgtgatgttttttttgcgTTAGCTGCTCAGTTGTTCAACTTTCAGACGGTGACAGGGCTGGGTGATGACGTTGGAGATGGGCGGTCATGTTGGATGTGTTTTCCACTTTGGACAATATAGAAATGAGGCAAATCTTGCAGACAGTGAACTTCATGTTAACACATTTTGCTCTTTGGTCGTCATATTCGACAGCGAACCCTAGATGTCTCTACATCGGAGGTTTGAGTGTTGGTAACAtggacactttcaatgaagagtctaTGAAAACGCGTGTAGAAGTCTGAAATTCTGCTCTACGTATAGAGGGCAGTGGGGAAGAGaaacaacatgtgaatcacactgcaccaaacagaaccacagagaactaaatatcataaataataaagaggagtgatgaagtaaatgagaatagagaacggaactgatgtggataataacgatgatagaaaatctaaaatgaaTCTAAACCCATGAGAGCTACAGCTGAGAGAATCGACCGCCAGGGCCCGGTTTAGTTATGTTAGCTCTTTAAAACTTgaagaaatttgaatttatttgttgaaataatgctttgtttttaaatgaaactgatCAAACAGTTTAGTGGTCTGTTTTACATGTCctcttttgaaacttgaaagcttttactttaattttggGTTAAGTTCGTCATATGTTTGACTTTTCCTacttgtctgaaaaaaaaactggggcCTCATGTTGCATCTGTAATGTTTAGTGagatagaaaacaaatatttaaatctaaataacctgctgatgattacacatttctCTTATGAGCCACAGAGCGTCCAAATATGACAAatataattatttgatttatactGTGACATTTATCGTTATCGTACTGTATTAAAAATACTATATTGTGATGTTAAAAATTCCAGCTCTACTTGAAATAATCCACTTCCAATTCCAAACATGACAATTATTCACACTTGATCTAAAATAGGTTCAGTCATAAAATGcatacacatttatttcatatttctaCATTGTCAAAGGAGAAACAGATCGATTTTGTACTCAGCAGgttgaaaacaaaagacagGACTTTGTCTGGAGTGGACACTAGATGTCACCTTTGTTTAATAAAGTGGAAAGTCAAAATTTGTAATTGAAAGAAGGAGTGGAAGATTCTtgcaagtgatttttttatgagtttccTGTTCAGACATTgctacaaaccaaaagaaaagtttacTGAAATGTCACATATAAAAATGATGGTAGAAACCAGCAAATACATAAAGTACTATCATTTTGTACGGTTTCATCACTTCACTCATTTGGACCCTTTGTGACCTTAACACTGTTATTGCTGTATATATTGCATAGGAAGctaaatatttatacttttttcttttttaaattagttatttaaacttttacattCAGTACATTCTACTTCCTGCCCTTAATCCTACCGGACAGTTTTGTAATACACTTCACTACACATTGTACTATGTATGTGACAAATAATATTTGGATTCATATACCTTAAGTAAATagaattattacatttttttaaaaagctgtccAAACTTAATTTAACACATACATTAATTTCCtctaaaaacaaattctgatgagttttttcttcttttttgtttcatttttatttgaattgagTGTTTTGAAGCCTGAATAGCCGTTTTAAAGTggaattataaaaaataaatattcagattgTTCGGATCAATAGAAAGCAAAATTCAACGTCCCACCATTCCAAAAGTACAAAACAACTCCCAAACatgacactaccaccaccatgctgGACTCTTAATGgagttttctttaaagacagacatttttcatgtaaagtAGACCCACAAAaagtttaattgatttttgttcaataaaaaactgtattctaattatttctataaaaaaaaaaattttctttgtcttttctggTTTGGTCAGCAGGGTTTTCCCCCTTGAACTTTCCTACAAatgttcaatttgtttttaGGTATGACGTCACCAGAAATTAACACACAGAAATCAAGTCAGATCAGCACTTTTACATGTTTAtctgctcttttatttatttattttttttgttttggagtcATGCTGGTATTTTTAAGATGGCTTTGCTTAAGTCAATCGTTTTTCAAACATAATCCTACATCGTTTTTAATACTGTAAATTTGTCTTAAACTTCAACAAGGTCTGAACTGAACCTAAACACTCAGTTCTgactaacaaaaatattaactttttacttttagagaatttgtgaggttttttttaaagtccaatcaacttttgatttattgtaaaacacgttcccagtggtcttttgattatgatttagccaattaaaaaaaataaaaaatttaggacatagtttctgcagggcggtAGAAattctgagttgtaggcgggaccaTTGGTGTATAGCAACCCCACCTCCATTActgatttttctctgttttaggGGAGCATGAAGCTTTTTGCACGCAGTGTATtgaattttttgtctgctcctgattcacaacaattttagttaaaaataaaaaactcagaaatgcaatttttaatcttaattttcataTGTATatacatcatcagaaaaaaatcccacaaaaaacAGGAGTGtgcctttaaaataaatatattgctTTACATCATAAAAGGCCTTCtcaaaaaagctgaagttgtgGCTAACACCTTCCGCTGTTAATCCTAAAAGATAAGCCTGTTTTGAGGCTCTTAATAAATGATGTAATACGTTGTGTGATATCATGCTGTCTTTTTCGCACTATAAGGCGCAGTTTAAGCCTTATTTTTGCCTCAAATACTAACAGTATGCTTTATAGTTTGGGTCATCTTACACAAGGATTATTTCTGGCTGCGTTTACAGATGTTAAAGCGATTTTAAAAGGTACACAACGCTCTTTAAAAATTTAAGACTAGGCTGGATGTTATTGTGAATTAGCTAACGCGGCTACCCTGTAGTGCTGTCGAACTCtggtattttttgtttaactagcaaggttgggagttagtaaagtcacagtaatgtttgatTTAGTGGTGTCAgtctgcttttttatgtgtcgTAAACAAAGTTTGGAGTTTCACGAATTGCGAATAAACTAACATGGCTACCGTGGCTAAcctggctaacgtgtagcggggtcagactgtgtttttgtgtgttactACCAAGATTGGGAGTTATTTTGGTCATAGGGACGTTCTTTTTGCAGTATCAgactttttatgtgttgcaaaagcataaaaaaggtggtattgtaaaaaaaaaaggtgagtgGTATTGTAAAAATGCTAATGCAGCTATGTTTAGCGTTGTGGGACTTCATGTTTTTTGGTAttgtaaaaatgctaatgtAGCTATGTGTAGCGTTGTGGGACTTCATGTTTTTTGGTATTGTAAAAATGCTAATGCAGCtatgtagcggtgttggactgcatgttttttttacatgttactaaccaAATttggagttagtgtagtcaaaGTAAGATTTATTTTCCCGATGTCAGTCTGGTTTTTTATATgttccaaacaaggttgggaattacaGGTAGTGTGAACtagctaacgtggctaacgtgtatgACAAGCGAAACGTATCATAAAATTGGCAGGAAAAGCGGCGTAAAgaagttctagaattactgcagttaataaagtctgactgatggacttatcTCTGTCTCTTCTGTCTCGCTAAATGCACCTTATGTTTTGGTGCGCCTTATATAAATATAACTAAAGTTCAAAAACATCATTGACAGTAACCCTTATAATCTGGTAAATTATGATaagtgtttgcattttttaatgtgtaaatcaaaatttagttctttttaaaacatttatgatgACAAATTTACTTTCATaacataaaagcagaaaaaaaatcaaaacaatttattatattttgatcacttttattgtcaacagtaaaaatgaactttaatgacagatccattttcttctttgtcacCAACACAaagaactgtttaaaaaaatgtgtacatgtgtgtgtatcttctacatttcttttttctataaaaattaaaataaaaaagtgtgagCAGAAATATTCATGAGTAGCCAGAACTATATGTATAAAATCCCATCccttaaaaaagctgtttaaatgttttacaaagccaCCAAACTGAccttcatttatttacaaaatattactctttttgttttatttatttgttttaaaacatgggGAATCTATGATTGCATGCttccttttataaaaaaatgtatagaatCATCTCACAGCTTTGAGAGTTTAACAGTGCGCATTTAAGGCTTCTTTTTTCCAGCAATCGACTTTGAGAGATTTCTACAAGTAGAATCACAGTTCGGAGATGTAGACATGAATGATGACGATGTTCTGTTGAGAAATGACCCCTGACTGCACATAGTTGACAGTGACCTCCAACACCAGCTCCCTGGGGCCGAGGATGGGTTTCACCTGCCGGATCACTCCTAATGAACGACACAGAAGTGACAAACAGGTTATCAAGCTTTTTTTTGGGGTTGttaattgactgtatatgagatctGGACTTAGTGACTCCCCAACTCCCCTGGatttcaaacagaaagtacTCCAAGAAGCTATAGTCCCATAGATTTCTACTGAGAAAGAAACAGCTTTTAAGCTACCGCCCTCTGCAATGcatgttcaagcaaccactttcaagTCAATGTAATGCACATTTTGTTCAAACTCTCTCGCTCATGCAAAACTACAAAGTTTCTACGACTGTTTTGGActttatgtttgaaaaatgaacatgaaggagaaattaatatttaattaatatcaTATGAtactaagtctttcatatatcggaatagagctgcaAAAGAAAGAACCTTGAGTAAAGTTTGAGAGATTTGCACGGCTTTGaaattttgcaccaagccttttTCAACTGATGGGGGCAGACATGAGCAAGTTAACGgtagaaaatgaagaagaagcccctccttgtttgtccagtgtgaacaccgtgggCAAAATTCACATTCAAAAACCTGCATCACATGTTGAATGTGAACATCGCTTAACTCAGAAACGTAATTTGTTATAATGTGTTCATACTGAACCcgatttgtgcaacaaatttgttgcttgtcaaaaaatgtgttcctgctTGAtgctgtgtgggaggagctactgtcacaCTTCAACCATCCAGCCATTTTGGCTCCAACATATGTAtctgtattgtgaaaaaatggcgactcaATTAACATTATTTAGTTGTAGCCagaaaaactggcatttttgtATAAGTGACATCacaatcactcagtccagttctcatatacagtcaatgggcttgacaaaaaaaaatccgtTTTACCGAGAATCATGCCGTGCTGCGAGCGCTTCACCACGTCAAAGGAGTACTGCTCATCTGTGGCCTGGATGTCAAAGTAAACTTGCGGCTCGTCGGGAAGGGGATCTGGttttgctgcagctgctgtgcgGAGCACGGCGATGTCTGTTGGACGGACGCAGGTTTTAAAAGTCTAAGCTAGCGAACGTAGAATGACATCAAATTAGCATCATTTTTCTCACCTTCTGGTTCCTCCAACTTTCTCAGAGTTGGTAAAGAGAGGACGGTGGAGGTGATGACCAGGACCGGGTCGTTAGCACAGTCGGTGTCGTGGCGCTTGCAGGATTTAATGCAACGGACGAAAATCGAGGTTTCGCTTTCAGACCTGAAAGGCAGAAAGGGCAGTgatcagagagaaaaaaactttaaaaacagaataaatgagAGGGGTAGTATCATGATGTCAGATTTATGAAGGTGGATTTTGTTCCAGATGAATAAAAGCAAGTCGATGCGTAAATGCGTAAGTGGATTTATGCCGGATTTGTTGACCAGAGGACTGGCAGCACCTGAATAAGTCCATAGACCTCCCTGGTTAGCAGAAAAGGGGCCAAACCCAGGAATCGTGTTTGCGAGAGATGAAGACAGTGATGCATTCGCATGTAACCTCAAAACTGCAGAAACAACTGAGGCGTATAATTAGCTGCAGGCAGGTGAGTCCAAGTTGTTCACCAAGAATTAGTCCAAGCCGCAGAGCTGATTGTGTGGTGTTCCACATGTCACCAAGAAAAAAGCGGGTAAGTGGTGAATGACAAGAGTGAAGCATAGCTTTTCAAAAagacatgaaggaaaaaaaatcacaacatcaCTTTGGTATTTACAAATTAGGATTATTAGACAATCTAAAAGCGATCAGTATAAAGAATAGCTTACATTTCAAAGGTGAACCAAACCCCGAAAACCACGTAAAAGGAAATTTTCCGCTGTGGAAAATATGTCTGGCTGCAATTTTCCAACTGACAGCTATACAGGCTTGTTAGTATCCTTTACAGCTAACTAACTGATACAACCCCACAAGCATCATCAGTCAAACAGAGAGGTCCTCCACCCCTAATAGAGAATGCAATTCTCGACTGGGCCCAAAGGCTGATAAATAGGTTAAATTTACCCAGTCTTTCCAGGATTTTGATTTCACAGTAAAGGCAGTTTAATTTGAACACAATTACAAATTTTATACAATTTGATTCATACTTTTTGAAAATCTCACTCAAAATTCTATCATCATTAGATTTAGAATGGGAAGCTGGTAACTTGGTGCAGATAAAAACCTTCAGCAATGAACAAGCACCATCTAGTGGCATTTTATATCTCTCATCTAgttatttctgatgtttttttcaaagaaatgttttatgaaGTATGTGCTTCATTAGATGGGAGGGATCCAAGAACGGCCACtaataaatgcctaaaaaaactgaactctttcaacaatttataaaaatgagtTCAGTTCAACATTCAAGTAAAAATTTTATCCTCATCTATAATCCATCTCCTTAAAATGTACTAATTTGAAGGAGATGCTGCATACTGATGAGCTGTAATACCATCCTTTACCCGTGGGGGCGATAATGTGCTGCAAAGACTGTCAAATTactcagaagaagaagacaaaatgTTTATTAGCAATGTGCTAACCAGCTCTATAAAAACTGTTacaagcataaaaacaaatcagacttTATTATGTCGCAAAGTAGAGTATTTGTGAACTCAATTGTTCAGAAAaggtttatttaattatatgcttattttttgtacgtttaatttattatttaaaatttttgtaaTAGTTTCACACAATTCTCTTGAAAAAAAGTGgtaatttctttttataactGGAAAACTTCCCATTTTTTAATGACCAAAGgcatgaaacaacaaaaaaaaaagttgtttatatatatatatatatatatattgtacaaTTGATTTTCTGCAAAGCTATGCGTCagccaaaatagtaaaaataggACTGATGGGATGTGACCATTGACTccataaaagaactggactgactgagtgtgacatcacccatagaaaacagcTTACTTTCTGCTCCAATAAatttaagtcaattcagtttttcatttttttggcagTACAGacaccaccatgttggaaccagacatcaTTAGTGAGAGGTGATTGGGTGATCGTTTCTGTtgcaaccaatcaggagtgagcttgttgaaagccCACACTTGAAAGTGGGTAGAAAATCTGCTAAACGTTTCAAATGTTCGACTTGAGACCACGTACTTTAaatgagggatctgattggtcgttttacaacttgaaaaaaaaatgtaaaaaggtaGTAGATTAagaaatggttattctgatacATACAGAACCCTGTcgggttttggcttcttggagccaacggccacttcctgtttaaatGTGAAAGTGGTGGGgccatatacatatatacatatattctcatatacagtcaatggatgtgCCAGAGCAGGATTTATGATTTACCAGTCCCAGAAAAACCTTTTCAGGTTGTCGCTGGAAAGTTTGAAGAGAAACTTGAACAGATGTTAAAAGGTTCGGCAGAGGTTAAAGATTTAAATGAGGAGGAGCGTTTACAGTGGCAGCTACAACAGAAGGGGCGGAGCTCTTACCCGCTTGTCGCTCGCCTGAAATTTGGAGGACAATCAAAGTACAAACAGCGAAATCCTCCCTGAATATTGAAGCAGCTCTCGGAGGCGGAGCAGGTATGAGTTCCTGTTGCGCATTCATCCACGTCTGATGATGCAAAAGACAGGAAAAGTTCAGACTTTATTGCTCAGAAGTTATTGGCTTTGAAATGTATAATAACCTTGACAGGAGCGTCCATCTGGGCCGAGCGTGTAGCCGCTGGACGGGCAGGTGCAGTTGAAGCCTCCCACCGTGTTGATGCAGCGGTACGAGCAGACGTTAGGTATCGTGCATTCGTCAATATCTGACAGACAGAGGGGTTTTTAAAGAACTCGTTTGGTTGATCATGCAAACCATGACAAAGCAATACCTTCACAAGTTGTCCCATCAATGTCGTTGAGCTCGTAACCACGGCGACAGTAGCACTGGTAGGAGCCATAGACGTTGGCGCACTCTTGGCTGCACGGATTGGCCTCACATTCATCGACGTCTGCCACCAAGACAATACAAAGTTacgattttttcctttttggattTTCGACTATTTTGGTGGAAATTCACCTTCACAGTTCTTGCCGTTTTCCGCCAGTTTAAAGCCTTTGATGCAGCTGCAGTGGTACGAGCCTTCTGTGTTCTCACACTTGTGTGCACACAGCCGCCCAGTGTAGTGCCTGCACTCattaatatctaaaaaaaacacacaagaaaaaagCCTTTCAGTTGACTCCGTTTTCTCAAGTAAAAATCGGTGAACGTGCATACCTTCGCATAGCTTGGAGATGCTGTTGAACGTGAAGCCGTTCTGGCACTCACAACGGTACGACCCCTCCGTGTTGACACAAGTGCCATGGCCGCCACACACGTTGAGCAGAACACATTCGTCCACGtcttaaagaaaaagaacagatgaaaacaagaaaactaaGACGACGGATTCAATGGCGTCTACCTTCACAGTGCGTGCCGTCGAAATTCAGATGATATCCTCGAGCACAGGAAGTTACGACACTGCGACAGTAGAACGAGCCCACCGTGTTAATGCAGGCCTGGCCGGGCCGGCACGGGTGGGTATGAGTCACACACTCGTTAACGTCTAATTTGGAGAAACAGATTCAACAACTGAATTTTTTTCGcactttttaaccaaaaacgttCCGTTCTAGTTGGACTTTACCAATGCATTTGCCAGCAGAGTCTAGAATATAACCGTCTCCGCATGCTTTGTTCGGATGGCACAGGAAAGAACCGTCAGTGTTGACGCATAAGAAGTTTGGTCCGCAGGTACTGGTCCAAAGAGCACACTCGTCGATATCTGGAGAAGGCGAAAAGAGAAACGTTTAGTTGGAACTATTTTATGGGATATCAACATGATGTTTCTGGATCTTCTGAACTTCAACTATAGTCAAACATACCCttcacattctcactcccaactcgtcatacaTAGACGTATGGTTTTGCCCCCTTCGTGTCACTTCTTGACGTTTTTGGtatccccaactcatcattttttttggcttgctggctgttcccattaaatctcACGATGTGGTACCGGATAGAGTTAAAGTACCAGCTCCGGTCTGCATCTtgagggttggagacccctgattagcatatgtatttttttcctgtctgtggcccagtaccaagcggccctcggatTGGTACCTGTTCATggcctgagggttggggacccctgatttgaAGGGAACAGTaagcctgtcaaaaaatgacaccaaaaactctaaaaagtgacgcggagagggcctgaaccatacgtccatgtatgacgagttgggagtgaaaatgcgttgatttagcttattttagcaatttttaaaactagtttCACCTTTACACGATTCTTTGAAATGTGTTGGAACTCAAAGCAGTGCTTGGGAACCATGTTGTGGTTTAAATCACTGAAGTCAAAGTCAAACATTTCCAGAATCTTTGCTATTCTTTGAGaatatggtaaatggtgtataccaAGAcccttcacagtcacagacccattgacccattcacacacacattcacacactggtggtggttCCCCTACTTGTATTTCACAAGTGGAATACAAGTAGGGGAACACTCTACTTGTATTCCACTTGTgagataagaaaagaaaaaaacccttccACAACAAAAAATAGGGGATCTACAACCACACCCTGTGGAACCCCTTCAAGTAAAGCAGAAACATAGACCTTAATGAACTAGAGACTGTAAAAGTGTTGGGTGACTCTTTTAATGCTGTTCAAaagtataaatgttttataaaagaattacaaaaaatgtatttttacatactgtttttctttatttgtttgtttttaaagtgcttCGAATTGCACAAAGTACGAGAAGCgctttttacaaagaaatagggctgggaatcgatttaaaaaattaactaattaatcgcataCCTGGGGGAAATTAATGGCGATTAATGGCAATTTTTGTTACATCATTTGGCAaccacttatctgcaaataatcacatgaaatcacacaagacacatttagaacatttgtttttaattagtgctgtcaattaattaaaaaatattttcagattaatcaaacttttgtgttgtgattaatcatggttaatcacaatgttttccaAGGTAAATTTTATATGTCAATATTagacttttgaacaaaaacagagaaaacgtttctttcaattttattgttttaatttttttaatttatcgaGTGTTAATCCAGAAATCTAATTTGTGATcaaacagtaagataagcagaactctaaagacttttatgtctgcagagTTACTCCAAGAAAATCGAGGCTCAGCGACGTGATGTCTTGACAACGCaccggaccatggatcaaatagtttgaatttgtgaaaaagcaatctaaaccaaaaaaataacaagattaaagtactaaaaacctaTAAAAGATTTacttcttttgtaaataaccacGGTATAAGTGCGATAATATCTGACAAAGTGCTTTAACGGacgccatggaagcctgaaccgccgagGCAAAGCGAAGGACGGCTGTCCAGTCAGATGTGATTCATttgcattaatacatttttcattctatttgattaattaagtgcgttaactttcacagccctacaaataaggtttgatttgattaaatcgATATCCTTGATTGTTTTAAGCCTAAGTATCAATGCCAAAAGTACAACTAGTTACCTAATGACAGCCAAAACATGAACTATTTAActagtaaagtttaaaaacatttactagTTTACTAATGGGCACTATTTATGCTTACTAGATAACTAGTGACAACCTAAAAAggccactagttaactagttacATGCAAAAGTCCCCTAGCAAGGCTTCTGTAAAGCTTAGTAGTTAACTTGTGTGACCTTACTAGTGACATGCAAAATGTTTTGTATCAATtgatttaatgacaaaaaagctTGCCATATTGGCCCTGGAATGGACCAGCGACCTCTCCAGGGTgtactgggataggctccagcaaccctgtgaccccaaagggGATTAAGAAGgtttagaaaatagatggatagatgtttccatgggaaaaaaaagttttcagacATAGTTAAGCCTGAAATAATTGATCTATGATAGTAGATTTTGACTTTGTGTCACTTTTACTCAACCAGCAAGCTAGTTTTTCATTAGAACTGAAACCAGAAAGTACAAAGATAATGTTCAAAGAGCCTCATCAAgagaaaaagttacatttgaacaaaaaatgacaagtctAAAGTTGGGGTAGGAACAGGTTGAGACTTGAGTTGTATAAATACGCCTCACCTTCACACTTTTTGGAGACCCTGCTGTACATGAAGCCGTTCTGACACTCGCAGTGGTACGAGCCCTCCGTGTTGACGCACGCTCGGCTGCCGCACAGATTTCCTGTGAGACACTCGTCCACGTCTGTGAGACAAACCAAAAAACACAGCGGTCTTTGCACACGAGCTCGTCCCTCATGTGTGGAATGACGTCTGCTGAGCGTGCGAGTTCACCGATGCAGTTCCCAGCAGAGTCCTGAATGTACCCGTCTTCACAGCCTTGTTTGGGCTGGCAGCGGTAAGAACCCACTGTGTTGATGCAGACGAAGTTTGCTTCGCAGTTATGAGTCCACAGAGCACACTCGTCGATgtctgaaatacagaaaaaaaacgcaTCTTCATCAATATTTCATCTTTAGAATGTATACTTTTTGGAACACAAACCTAAAAACTAGTTACCTTTGCACTTGTTTTCAGGAGTAAAGTGGAATCCAGGGGCGCAGTTGGACTGACAGTGGAAGGAGCCCTCTGTGTTCAGGCAAATTTCTCCAGGAGCACAGTTATGACTGCTGGTCAGACACTCGTTAA encodes:
- the LOC112152804 gene encoding fibulin-1; this encodes MALRIILLLSVGGVLGWEENKLLSVEECCNLGRATAIREHDCAAQKVLTSAMCSIIQEQCCRASAGEMACKGGIKMARGQGACERAFFTGFDWQTLISQICCDCCTLGLMVAKNGWSCDFRGLQLEKQCSDAAKSCCDQPKEIRPTIKVPEEPKKFTTPPPQMTRSCRDANCSQLCLENGMCACREGFQMRIDGVTCQDIDECQTGRHNCSPGQVCLNTDGSFHCKPRCGTGYVLAAENHCEDIDECAFGTHDCEANFVCLNTPGSFHCEPKSVCKDGFVQDSTGSCVDINECLTRTDACQPDQFCINSEGSYTCRSSTDDCKHGYQLTPDGSRCEDVNECLTSSHNCAPGEICLNTEGSFHCQSNCAPGFHFTPENKCKDIDECALWTHNCEANFVCINTVGSYRCQPKQGCEDGYIQDSAGNCIDVDECLTGNLCGSRACVNTEGSYHCECQNGFMYSRVSKKCEDIDECALWTSTCGPNFLCVNTDGSFLCHPNKACGDGYILDSAGKCIDVNECVTHTHPCRPGQACINTVGSFYCRSVVTSCARGYHLNFDGTHCEDVDECVLLNVCGGHGTCVNTEGSYRCECQNGFTFNSISKLCEDINECRHYTGRLCAHKCENTEGSYHCSCIKGFKLAENGKNCEDVDECEANPCSQECANVYGSYQCYCRRGYELNDIDGTTCEDIDECTIPNVCSYRCINTVGGFNCTCPSSGYTLGPDGRSCQDVDECATGTHTCSASESCFNIQGGFRCLYFDCPPNFRRATSGSESETSIFVRCIKSCKRHDTDCANDPVLVITSTVLSLPTLRKLEEPEDIAVLRTAAAAKPDPLPDEPQVYFDIQATDEQYSFDVVKRSQHGMILGVIRQVKPILGPRELVLEVTVNYVQSGVISQQNIVIIHVYISEL